Proteins from a genomic interval of Nostoc sp. TCL240-02:
- a CDS encoding NAD(P)H-quinone oxidoreductase subunit N has product MALITTGNGLIRDLEKFGALGVYVPLEGGYEGRYQRRLRAAGYTTLHITAKGLGDVAAYLTRIHGVRPPHLGKKSTGSGAAVGQVYYLPPILDSHLEQLPPKSKGLVLWIIEGHILSNEELEYLTNLPQLEPRVKVVIERGGDRAFRWTSLEKTLLAS; this is encoded by the coding sequence ATGGCACTAATTACCACTGGCAACGGTTTAATCCGCGATCTGGAAAAATTTGGCGCTCTTGGAGTGTATGTACCTCTGGAAGGGGGTTATGAGGGTAGATATCAACGCCGACTACGCGCTGCTGGCTATACCACCCTCCACATTACTGCCAAGGGACTGGGCGACGTAGCTGCCTATCTCACAAGAATTCATGGAGTCAGACCTCCTCATCTTGGAAAAAAAAGCACTGGTAGCGGTGCGGCAGTAGGTCAGGTGTACTATTTGCCACCAATTCTCGATTCTCATCTAGAACAGCTACCACCAAAGTCAAAGGGGCTGGTTTTGTGGATTATTGAAGGGCATATTCTTTCTAATGAGGAACTTGAGTATTTAACGAATTTGCCTCAGTTAGAACCACGAGTGAAAGTAGTAATTGAGAGAGGTGGCGATCGCGCCTTCCGTTGGACTTCTCTAGAAAAAACTCTGTTAGCTAGTTAG